From a single Apostichopus japonicus isolate 1M-3 chromosome 12, ASM3797524v1, whole genome shotgun sequence genomic region:
- the LOC139977704 gene encoding tyrosine-protein kinase TXK-like yields MKHLMKKKNPPTAWMATEIFLLDKYFLKSDSWHFSVFLWQLLSIGKIPFAGISQEDIKAKVLDEFMLSRPYVCPKDMFRVMVSCWQKNHTVRPSCIDILKAIRCEYEKFHEKYQDCDNSEIPE; encoded by the exons ATGAAACATTTAATGAAAAAG AAAAATCCTCCTACGGCATGGATGGCTACAGAGATATTTCTTCTTGACAAGTATTTTCTCAAGAGTGATTCTTGGCACTTTTCCGTTTTCTTGTGGCAGCTTCTGTCGATAG GTAAAATACCGTTTGCTGGTATCTCCCAAGAAGATATCAAAGCGAAGGTTCTTGACGAGTTTATGTTATCGAGGCCGTACGTTTGTCCAAAAGATAT GTTTCGAGTTATGGTGTCTTGCTGGCAAAAGAACCACACCGTGCGACCTTCATGCATTGATATATTGAAAGCTATTCGATGTGAATATGAAAAGTTTCATGAG AAATATCAAGACTGTGATAACTCAGAAATCCCGGAGTGA